One genomic window of Opitutia bacterium includes the following:
- a CDS encoding response regulator — translation MQPASSSSPSSQSAAVSDSGAPFGLGVMLLDDEVAYIDLLQQLLVEHLACPVHSFSRPAAALAALPTLNIGLIVTDYHMPGMDGLEFLAAVQAIRPHLPAVMITAHEIELGVGRAARVPTLKAVVRKPFKWTVLAEEINRYWTGSRPPFPFNR, via the coding sequence ATGCAGCCCGCGTCTTCGTCCTCGCCCAGTTCGCAGTCGGCCGCCGTGTCCGACAGTGGCGCACCGTTTGGCCTCGGCGTCATGCTGCTCGACGACGAGGTGGCCTACATCGACTTGCTCCAGCAGCTGCTCGTCGAACACCTCGCGTGCCCGGTGCACAGTTTCTCGCGGCCCGCAGCGGCGCTCGCCGCGCTGCCCACGCTGAACATCGGACTGATCGTCACCGACTATCACATGCCGGGCATGGACGGGCTGGAATTTCTCGCCGCGGTCCAAGCGATCAGGCCGCACCTGCCCGCGGTCATGATTACCGCGCACGAGATCGAGTTGGGCGTCGGACGCGCCGCCCGCGTGCCGACGCTGAAGGCGGTCGTGCGGAAGCCGTTCAAGTGGACGGTGCTCGCGGAAGAGATCAACCGCTACTGGACCGGCTCGCGTCCGCCCTTCCCGTTCAACCGCTGA
- a CDS encoding S9 family peptidase — translation MKLKALVTLAATPVLALAAQFEYPASKTVDQVDEVHGVKITDPFRWLEDVDSADTKAWVGAQNKVTFDFLKNLPKRDAIKQRLQELLNFPRYSLPGKTGGRYFYTYNSGLQNQSPLFVKDSLTAEGRLVIDPNTMSKDGTVALSAIAPSEDGKWVGYGIARAGSDWNEFRVRDLATGQDTEDVINWVKFSGFSWAKDSSGFFYSRYPEPRREGNQVFSDLSNQKIYFHRIGTKQADDLLVYERPDQPKWGLGGGVTEDGRYLLINVSEGTDPRNRLYYLDLQDPKKPHVQGEVVRLIDVLEASYNVIGNDGSTLYLLTDLDAPRNKVIAIDLKNPDRANWKTLVPESKDVISSAAYIGGKFVVNYMQDAKSVLAVFAKDGASLGNIALPGIGNVAGISGREDESDMFFSFTSFTYPTTNFRADLATGKVEVFQAPKVAFDPSVYETKQVFYTSKDGTKVPMFITHRKGIKLDGSHPTLLYAYGGFNISMLPSFSTSNLAWMELGGIYAVANLRGGGEYGREWHLAGTKTKKQNVFDDFIAAGDYLVAQQYTSHDKLVISGGSNGGLLIGAVVNQRPDLAKVAFPAVGVMDMTRFQKFTIGWAWASDYGSVDDSAEMAAYLKGYSPVHNVKPGVRYPAIMVTTGDHDDRVHPGHSFKYAAALQAANPANPLPMFIRIETNAGHGAGKPISKQIEETADKFAFALYYTGGAAN, via the coding sequence ATGAAGTTGAAGGCTCTGGTTACCCTCGCGGCTACGCCCGTCTTGGCACTCGCCGCCCAGTTCGAATACCCCGCCAGCAAAACCGTCGACCAAGTCGACGAGGTGCATGGTGTCAAAATCACGGACCCGTTCCGTTGGCTCGAAGATGTCGACTCCGCCGACACCAAGGCGTGGGTCGGCGCGCAGAACAAAGTCACGTTCGATTTCCTGAAAAACCTGCCGAAGCGCGACGCGATCAAGCAGCGCCTGCAGGAGCTGTTGAACTTCCCGCGCTACAGCCTGCCCGGCAAGACGGGCGGCCGCTATTTCTACACCTACAACTCCGGCCTGCAGAACCAGTCGCCGCTGTTCGTGAAGGACTCGCTCACTGCGGAAGGCCGCTTGGTGATCGACCCGAACACGATGTCGAAGGACGGCACCGTCGCGCTGTCCGCCATCGCGCCTTCCGAGGACGGCAAGTGGGTCGGCTACGGCATCGCGCGCGCCGGTTCGGATTGGAACGAGTTTCGCGTGCGCGATCTCGCGACCGGCCAGGATACCGAGGACGTGATCAATTGGGTGAAGTTCTCCGGCTTCAGCTGGGCGAAGGACAGTTCGGGCTTCTTCTACTCGCGCTACCCCGAGCCGCGCCGCGAGGGCAACCAGGTCTTCAGCGACCTCTCGAACCAGAAGATCTATTTCCATCGCATCGGCACGAAGCAGGCCGACGATCTCCTCGTCTACGAGCGTCCGGATCAACCGAAGTGGGGCCTCGGCGGCGGCGTCACCGAGGACGGCCGCTACCTGCTCATCAACGTTTCCGAGGGCACCGATCCGCGCAATCGTCTCTATTACCTCGATCTCCAGGACCCGAAGAAGCCGCACGTGCAAGGCGAGGTCGTCCGCCTCATCGACGTGCTCGAGGCGAGCTACAACGTCATCGGCAACGACGGCTCGACGCTCTACCTGCTCACCGACCTCGACGCGCCGCGCAACAAGGTCATCGCGATCGACCTCAAGAATCCCGACCGCGCCAACTGGAAGACGCTCGTCCCCGAATCGAAGGACGTCATCTCCAGCGCCGCCTACATCGGCGGAAAGTTCGTCGTGAACTACATGCAGGACGCCAAGAGCGTGCTCGCAGTGTTCGCGAAGGACGGCGCCTCGCTCGGCAACATCGCGCTGCCCGGCATCGGCAACGTCGCCGGCATCAGCGGCCGCGAGGACGAGAGCGATATGTTCTTCTCGTTCACCTCGTTCACGTATCCGACGACGAACTTCCGCGCCGACCTCGCCACGGGCAAAGTCGAAGTCTTCCAAGCGCCGAAAGTCGCGTTCGACCCGAGCGTCTACGAGACGAAGCAGGTGTTCTACACGTCGAAGGACGGCACGAAGGTCCCGATGTTCATCACGCATCGCAAGGGCATCAAACTCGACGGCTCGCACCCGACGCTCCTCTACGCTTACGGCGGCTTCAACATCTCGATGCTCCCGTCGTTCTCCACGTCGAACCTCGCCTGGATGGAACTCGGCGGCATCTACGCCGTGGCCAACCTGCGCGGCGGCGGCGAATACGGCCGCGAGTGGCACCTCGCCGGCACGAAGACGAAAAAGCAGAACGTGTTCGACGACTTCATCGCCGCCGGCGACTACCTCGTCGCGCAGCAATACACTTCGCACGACAAGCTCGTGATCAGCGGCGGTTCGAACGGCGGCCTGCTCATCGGCGCCGTGGTCAACCAGCGCCCCGATCTCGCGAAGGTCGCGTTCCCCGCGGTCGGCGTGATGGACATGACGCGCTTCCAGAAATTCACCATCGGTTGGGCGTGGGCGAGCGACTACGGCTCGGTCGACGACTCCGCCGAGATGGCCGCCTACCTCAAGGGTTACTCGCCTGTGCACAACGTGAAGCCCGGCGTCCGTTATCCGGCGATCATGGTGACCACCGGCGACCACGACGACCGCGTGCATCCGGGCCACTCGTTCAAATACGCCGCGGCGCTCCAAGCGGCGAACCCCGCGAATCCGCTCCCGATGTTCATCCGCATCGAGACGAACGCCGGCCACGGCGCGGGCAAACCGATCTCGAAGCAGATCGAGGAAACCGCCGACAAGTTCGCCTTCGCGCTCTACTACACCGGCGGCGCGGCGAACTGA
- a CDS encoding DUF3826 domain-containing protein yields MHTSRSLSRWMRLATLALALVGASVLRAEAPAAAPQKFEPAIFKRAAAWVGELGLTDPAQAERVRTVIATHLTAVRDWHNAHPYTTVPEGVNPATGKPLSKLDREMIADGAMPKTVHAALMAGLRADLTEAQVEAILDKYTIGKVAFTLKGYHAIVPDLTAEEEKVILGFLKQAREEAVDYKSMPQISAIFEIYKTKSEQYLISRGRDWKALFRAYVQKVQAEKAAKQAAPPAAPAKTN; encoded by the coding sequence ATGCACACCTCCCGCTCGCTGTCCCGTTGGATGAGACTCGCCACGCTCGCCCTCGCGCTTGTCGGCGCGTCGGTGCTGCGCGCCGAAGCCCCGGCCGCCGCGCCGCAGAAGTTCGAACCCGCCATCTTCAAGCGCGCTGCGGCCTGGGTCGGTGAACTCGGCCTGACCGATCCCGCTCAGGCGGAGCGCGTCCGCACCGTCATTGCCACGCACCTCACCGCGGTCCGCGACTGGCACAACGCCCATCCCTACACCACCGTGCCCGAGGGTGTGAACCCCGCAACCGGCAAACCGCTCAGCAAACTCGACCGCGAGATGATCGCCGACGGCGCGATGCCCAAGACCGTCCACGCCGCGCTGATGGCCGGCCTGCGCGCCGACCTGACCGAGGCGCAGGTCGAGGCGATCCTCGACAAATACACGATCGGCAAGGTCGCCTTCACCCTCAAGGGCTACCACGCGATCGTGCCCGACCTCACCGCCGAGGAGGAAAAAGTGATTCTCGGCTTCCTGAAACAGGCGCGCGAAGAGGCCGTCGACTACAAGAGCATGCCGCAGATCTCCGCCATCTTCGAAATCTACAAGACGAAGTCCGAGCAGTATCTGATCTCGCGGGGCCGCGACTGGAAGGCCCTGTTCCGCGCCTACGTTCAGAAGGTCCAGGCGGAAAAAGCCGCGAAGCAGGCCGCGCCGCCGGCAGCGCCCGCGAAAACCAACTGA
- a CDS encoding S9 family peptidase: MRLTALTPLAALVPALALAANYPVSKTVEHVDDYHGTKVADPYRWLEDIDSADTKAWVKAQNEFTDAQLAQMPEVDQVRRRLTELWNFPRAGVPFKEGNWYFFTRNDGLQNQSPLFVQEGLAGTPRVLIDPNTLAADGTVAVTVTSPSPDGKWLGYGLARAGSDWNEFYLRDIATSQDAPDQIKWVKFSGMSWSHDAKGFFYTRLPEPPGGNAKVFSKIENRKLHYHRVGTAQSDDPLIFAIPEHPEWGFGGQVSSDGRYLVIGVTQPGKLGNSVYYIDLVDGHAPQLGGAVVKLVDDFVSSYGFIGNVGRTLYFSTNAGAPRGKVIAVDLDAGVAAAKTIVPESKDTLEGVRISAGKIVATYMHDAANRIALFELDGKAAGEIALPGLGSVTSVSGKFKSPELFVGFASFLAPGTVLRHDLGSGKTETFSETKVGFELSAYEVKQVFYPSKDGTKIPLFLVHKKGLKLDGSAAGWLYGYGGFNVSLKPSFAVPPLVWIERGGVYAMVNMRGGGEYGEEWHKAGTKERKQNVFDDFIAAADWLCANGYTSHNKLVLDGRSNGGLLLGAVVNQRPDLCAAAVPAVGVMDMLRYHKFTVGAAWASDYGNSDTPEGFAYLRAYSPLHTVKIGAKYPAVLVTTGDHDDRVYPAHSYKYTAAAQAGAAANSGPILIHIEANAGHGGSSGTSPVSKTIADWALRMGFGAHFAGWGRN; the protein is encoded by the coding sequence ATGCGACTCACCGCTCTTACCCCGTTGGCGGCGCTGGTGCCTGCGCTGGCACTCGCCGCGAATTATCCCGTCAGCAAGACCGTCGAGCACGTCGACGACTATCACGGCACCAAGGTCGCCGATCCGTATCGCTGGCTCGAGGACATTGACTCCGCGGACACGAAGGCGTGGGTGAAGGCGCAGAACGAATTCACCGACGCGCAACTCGCGCAGATGCCCGAGGTGGATCAGGTGCGTCGCCGCCTGACCGAACTGTGGAACTTCCCGCGCGCCGGCGTGCCGTTCAAGGAGGGCAACTGGTATTTCTTCACCCGCAACGACGGCCTGCAGAACCAGTCGCCGCTGTTCGTGCAGGAAGGTCTCGCCGGCACGCCGCGCGTGCTGATCGATCCGAACACGCTCGCGGCCGACGGCACCGTGGCGGTCACCGTCACGTCGCCTTCGCCGGACGGCAAGTGGCTCGGCTACGGTCTCGCGCGCGCCGGATCGGATTGGAACGAGTTTTATCTGCGCGACATCGCGACGAGTCAGGACGCGCCAGACCAGATCAAGTGGGTGAAGTTTTCCGGCATGAGCTGGTCGCACGACGCGAAGGGCTTTTTCTACACGCGCCTGCCGGAGCCTCCGGGCGGCAACGCGAAGGTTTTTTCCAAGATCGAGAACCGCAAGTTGCACTACCACCGCGTGGGCACGGCGCAGAGCGATGACCCGTTGATCTTCGCGATCCCTGAGCACCCGGAGTGGGGCTTCGGCGGACAAGTCTCGTCGGATGGCCGCTACCTCGTCATCGGCGTCACGCAGCCCGGCAAGCTCGGCAACTCGGTCTACTACATTGATCTCGTGGATGGCCACGCCCCGCAGCTCGGCGGCGCGGTCGTGAAGCTCGTGGACGATTTCGTCTCGAGCTACGGCTTCATCGGCAACGTGGGCCGCACGCTCTATTTCTCCACCAACGCCGGCGCGCCTCGCGGCAAGGTGATCGCGGTCGACCTCGACGCGGGTGTCGCGGCGGCGAAGACGATCGTGCCCGAGTCGAAGGACACGCTGGAGGGCGTTCGTATCTCCGCCGGCAAGATCGTCGCGACTTACATGCACGACGCGGCGAACCGCATCGCGCTCTTCGAACTCGACGGCAAAGCCGCGGGCGAGATTGCGTTGCCGGGTCTCGGCTCGGTCACGAGTGTCTCGGGCAAGTTCAAGAGCCCCGAGCTGTTCGTGGGCTTCGCGTCGTTCCTCGCGCCCGGCACGGTGCTGCGGCACGATCTCGGCAGCGGCAAGACCGAGACCTTTTCGGAGACGAAGGTTGGCTTCGAACTCTCGGCCTACGAGGTGAAGCAGGTGTTTTATCCGTCGAAGGACGGCACGAAGATCCCGCTGTTCCTCGTCCACAAGAAGGGCCTCAAGCTCGACGGCTCCGCGGCCGGTTGGCTCTACGGCTACGGCGGTTTCAACGTCTCGCTCAAGCCGTCGTTCGCCGTGCCGCCGCTCGTCTGGATCGAGCGCGGCGGCGTCTATGCGATGGTGAACATGCGCGGCGGCGGCGAATACGGCGAAGAGTGGCACAAAGCGGGCACGAAGGAGCGGAAGCAAAACGTGTTCGACGACTTCATCGCCGCGGCCGACTGGCTCTGCGCGAACGGCTACACCTCGCACAATAAGCTCGTGCTCGACGGCCGTTCCAACGGCGGCCTGCTGCTCGGTGCGGTCGTGAACCAGCGCCCTGACCTCTGCGCCGCGGCCGTGCCTGCGGTCGGCGTGATGGATATGTTGCGCTATCACAAATTCACTGTCGGTGCCGCGTGGGCGAGCGACTACGGCAACTCGGACACGCCCGAGGGCTTCGCCTACCTGCGTGCCTATTCGCCGCTGCACACCGTGAAGATCGGCGCGAAATATCCCGCGGTGCTCGTCACGACCGGCGACCACGACGATCGCGTCTACCCCGCGCATTCCTACAAATACACCGCGGCGGCGCAGGCCGGCGCGGCGGCGAACAGCGGTCCGATCCTGATTCACATCGAGGCCAACGCCGGCCACGGCGGCTCGAGCGGCACGTCGCCGGTCTCGAAGACGATCGCGGATTGGGCGCTGCGCATGGGCTTCGGCGCGCACTTCGCGGGCTGGGGCAGGAACTGA
- a CDS encoding ABC transporter ATP-binding protein, with the protein MPLLDVTDLRTHFHTRSGVYRAVDGVSFAIERGETLGIVGESGSGKSVTCYSLMGLVPQPPGRIAGGRALFDGIDLLHCTPAEARAIRGKRIAMIFQDPMTSLNPYLRIGEQIIEPLLIHEKISRADALARARAMLDEVGINEPDRRLQQYPHEFSGGMRQRVMIAMALITNPELLIADEPTTALDVTVQAQILELIKKLQRQHGMAVIFITHDLAVVSGLCDRVQVMYAGRIVERAPTRTLFTAPSHPYTQALQRSIPALQPKGEALYTIPGLPPDLSKPLAGCPFAPRCPHAVDYCHREPVTLLPVRAEQESACLRVQRGELQP; encoded by the coding sequence TTGCCTCTACTCGACGTCACCGATCTCCGCACTCATTTCCACACGCGCAGCGGAGTCTACCGCGCCGTGGACGGCGTGAGCTTCGCCATCGAGCGCGGCGAGACGCTCGGCATCGTCGGCGAATCCGGCTCGGGCAAATCCGTCACCTGCTACTCGCTCATGGGCCTCGTCCCGCAGCCGCCCGGACGCATCGCCGGCGGCCGCGCGCTGTTCGACGGCATCGACCTGCTGCATTGCACGCCCGCCGAAGCGCGCGCCATCCGCGGGAAGCGCATCGCGATGATCTTCCAGGACCCGATGACCTCGCTGAATCCCTACCTGCGGATCGGCGAACAGATCATCGAGCCGCTGCTCATTCACGAAAAAATCAGCCGCGCCGACGCGCTCGCCCGCGCCCGCGCGATGCTCGACGAAGTCGGCATCAACGAGCCCGACCGCCGCCTCCAGCAATACCCGCACGAATTCTCCGGCGGCATGCGCCAGCGCGTGATGATCGCGATGGCGTTGATCACGAACCCCGAGCTGCTCATCGCCGACGAGCCCACCACCGCGCTCGACGTGACGGTGCAGGCGCAGATTCTCGAGCTGATCAAAAAGCTCCAGCGCCAGCACGGCATGGCGGTGATTTTCATCACGCACGACCTCGCGGTCGTCTCCGGCCTCTGCGACCGCGTGCAAGTGATGTATGCCGGCCGCATCGTCGAGCGCGCGCCGACCCGCACGCTCTTCACCGCGCCGAGTCATCCCTACACGCAGGCGCTGCAACGCTCGATCCCCGCGCTCCAGCCAAAGGGCGAGGCGCTCTACACGATTCCCGGCCTGCCGCCCGATCTCTCGAAACCGCTCGCCGGTTGCCCGTTCGCCCCGCGCTGCCCGCACGCGGTCGATTATTGCCACCGCGAACCGGTCACGTTGCTACCCGTGCGCGCCGAACAGGAAAGCGCCTGCCTGCGCGTGCAGCGCGGGGAACTCCAGCCATGA
- a CDS encoding tRNA (cytidine(34)-2'-O)-methyltransferase, producing MLHVVLFQPQIAPNTGNIGRMCAVTKSRLHLIHPLGFKITDANLRRAGMDYWYSLDVHQHENWETFKASPAAPQRLWLFTTHATRTFWEVKFADGDGLVMGNEGAGVPEWLHAEFGDDRRLKIPHANGELRSLNLSTAAGVAAYEALRQIGMPP from the coding sequence ATGCTCCACGTCGTCCTTTTCCAACCTCAAATCGCGCCCAACACCGGCAACATCGGCCGCATGTGTGCCGTGACGAAGTCGCGCCTGCACCTCATTCATCCGCTCGGTTTCAAAATCACCGACGCGAACCTCCGCCGCGCGGGCATGGACTACTGGTATTCGCTCGACGTGCACCAGCACGAGAACTGGGAAACCTTCAAGGCCAGCCCGGCCGCGCCGCAGCGTTTGTGGCTGTTCACGACGCATGCGACGCGCACTTTCTGGGAAGTGAAATTCGCCGACGGCGACGGCCTCGTGATGGGCAACGAAGGCGCCGGCGTGCCGGAGTGGCTGCATGCGGAGTTCGGCGACGACCGGCGGCTGAAAATCCCGCACGCGAACGGCGAACTGCGCTCGCTCAATCTGTCGACCGCCGCCGGTGTGGCCGCCTACGAGGCGCTGCGGCAGATCGGAATGCCGCCTTAA
- a CDS encoding helix-hairpin-helix domain-containing protein — translation MKTDPLAARRESLRELRTIPGIGPSLALDLYSLGIRRVADLKAKDPEKLYRQLEQLTASKQDRCVLYTFRCAVYFAKTKRPRPEKLLWWNWQDV, via the coding sequence ATGAAAACCGATCCCCTTGCCGCCCGTCGGGAATCGCTGCGCGAGCTGCGCACGATTCCGGGCATCGGCCCGAGCCTCGCGCTCGATCTCTACTCCCTCGGCATCCGCCGGGTCGCCGATCTCAAAGCCAAGGACCCCGAGAAGCTCTACCGCCAGCTGGAGCAGCTGACCGCATCGAAGCAGGACCGCTGCGTGCTCTACACCTTCCGCTGCGCGGTCTACTTCGCGAAGACGAAGCGCCCGCGCCCGGAAAAGTTGCTCTGGTGGAATTGGCAGGACGTGTAG
- a CDS encoding ATP-binding cassette domain-containing protein, with protein sequence MSEALLELRDVRTHFPVESGFLLRKQTGVVKAVDGVSLAIARGEVVGLVGESGCGKSTLARTIMQLVPTTGGSVILDGKNLTTASASEVKAARRGMQMVFQDPFASLNPRMTVFDALAEPLRVHAVCPPAEIPARVGRLMELVGLAARYARKYPHEFSGGQRQRIAIARALALEPQLIIADEPVSALDVSIQAQILNLLAALVRQMNLTLLFIAHDLSVVKHISDRVAVMYLGKIVELGPAAAVIDHPRHPYTRALISAIPTVRPEDGRERIVLAGDPPSPMNPPRGCTFHPRCPYVREQCLATLPPLRPADPGHTAACVRLDEIG encoded by the coding sequence ATGAGCGAAGCTCTCCTCGAACTCCGCGACGTGCGAACCCACTTCCCGGTCGAGTCCGGCTTCCTGCTGCGCAAACAGACCGGCGTCGTGAAAGCCGTGGACGGCGTCTCGCTCGCCATCGCGCGCGGCGAGGTCGTCGGCCTCGTGGGCGAGTCCGGCTGCGGCAAATCCACCCTCGCCCGCACGATCATGCAGCTCGTGCCGACGACCGGCGGCAGCGTGATCCTCGACGGCAAGAACCTGACCACCGCCTCCGCGTCCGAGGTGAAGGCCGCGCGCCGCGGCATGCAGATGGTTTTCCAAGATCCGTTCGCATCGCTCAATCCGCGCATGACGGTGTTCGACGCGCTCGCCGAGCCGCTGCGCGTGCACGCGGTCTGTCCGCCCGCCGAGATTCCCGCGCGCGTCGGGCGGTTGATGGAGCTCGTTGGACTCGCTGCCCGCTACGCGCGGAAATACCCGCATGAGTTCTCCGGCGGACAGCGCCAGCGCATCGCCATCGCGCGCGCACTCGCCCTCGAGCCCCAGCTCATTATCGCCGACGAGCCGGTCTCGGCGCTCGATGTTTCGATCCAAGCGCAGATTCTCAATCTCCTCGCCGCGCTCGTGCGGCAGATGAACCTCACGCTGCTGTTCATCGCGCACGATCTCTCCGTGGTGAAACACATCAGCGACCGCGTCGCGGTGATGTATCTCGGCAAGATCGTCGAGCTCGGGCCCGCCGCCGCGGTCATCGACCACCCGCGGCATCCCTACACGCGCGCCCTGATCAGCGCGATTCCCACCGTGCGCCCCGAGGACGGGCGCGAGCGCATCGTGCTCGCCGGCGATCCGCCCTCGCCGATGAATCCGCCCCGCGGCTGCACGTTTCATCCGCGCTGTCCCTATGTCCGCGAGCAATGCCTCGCCACTCTGCCGCCGCTCCGTCCGGCCGACCCGGGTCATACAGCCGCCTGCGTGCGCCTCGATGAAATCGGCTGA